From a region of the Fischerella sp. JS2 genome:
- a CDS encoding YqiA/YcfP family alpha/beta fold hydrolase yields the protein MLNKFIYLHGFASSPNSVKARYIRDRFAEFNIKVNIPDLNFGDFSHLTITRQINQVASIISADGKEDTEQSPPQLTPVTLIGSSLGGLTAAYIAQQYSQVQKLILLAPAFGFLAHWLNQLGDAQVQLWEKEKYLMVYHYGAGRSLPLSYDFLTDAAQYREEILQRPISTLILHGKNDEVIPIQASRAFAKSRPWVNLVELDSDHALDNVLTEIWQAIYQFCQLLH from the coding sequence ATGCTTAACAAATTTATCTATCTTCACGGCTTTGCTTCTAGTCCTAATTCTGTCAAAGCTCGGTATATACGCGATCGCTTTGCTGAATTTAATATCAAGGTGAATATTCCTGATTTAAATTTTGGCGATTTTTCCCACTTGACAATTACTCGCCAAATTAATCAAGTAGCGTCAATCATTTCAGCAGATGGCAAAGAGGATACAGAACAATCTCCACCTCAACTTACACCAGTAACCCTCATTGGTTCCAGTCTCGGTGGTTTAACAGCTGCTTACATAGCACAGCAATACTCCCAGGTGCAGAAGCTGATTTTGTTAGCACCCGCCTTTGGCTTTTTAGCCCATTGGTTAAATCAGCTAGGAGATGCACAAGTACAGCTTTGGGAAAAAGAAAAGTATTTAATGGTTTATCACTATGGCGCAGGGCGATCGTTACCTTTAAGTTATGATTTCCTAACAGATGCGGCTCAATATCGAGAAGAAATATTACAGCGTCCGATTTCTACCCTCATCCTGCATGGAAAAAATGATGAGGTTATTCCAATCCAAGCCAGTCGTGCTTTTGCTAAATCCCGTCCTTGGGTAAATTTAGTAGAATTAGACAGTGATCACGCCTTAGACAATGTCTTAACAGAAATTTGGCAAGCAATCTACCAGTTTTGCCAGTTACTCCACTAA
- a CDS encoding GNAT family N-acetyltransferase has translation MTPWFFQQSHQPPVTAASAEQASYRFQVRTATLADLTSVAQIIAESFHSQNGIWAWAFPLLRLGIYEDLRHRLVSSTSQHVCLVVVDTAANTPNNLVGTLEVGVRFSDSWTEVGKVFPYLSNLAVSSKCRRQGAASQLLQASEKFVREWGFEDLYLHVLENNHQARQLYLKFGYRVHKVESNWNILFFRNSRQILLHKHLMLNSTS, from the coding sequence TTGACACCCTGGTTTTTCCAACAATCCCATCAACCGCCAGTCACAGCAGCATCTGCTGAACAAGCTTCCTATCGGTTCCAAGTCCGTACAGCTACACTTGCTGATTTGACTAGCGTTGCCCAAATTATTGCTGAAAGCTTTCACTCCCAAAATGGTATCTGGGCATGGGCTTTCCCTTTGCTACGCTTGGGTATTTATGAAGATTTAAGACATCGACTAGTATCATCTACGTCCCAGCACGTCTGTTTAGTTGTCGTTGACACCGCAGCCAATACACCGAATAACTTAGTTGGTACTTTGGAGGTAGGTGTGCGGTTCAGTGATTCTTGGACAGAGGTCGGCAAAGTTTTTCCTTACCTGTCTAATTTAGCTGTTTCCTCAAAGTGCCGTAGACAGGGTGCAGCCTCTCAATTACTTCAAGCTAGTGAAAAATTTGTTAGAGAATGGGGATTTGAAGATTTATATCTCCATGTCCTAGAAAACAACCATCAGGCACGGCAACTCTATCTCAAGTTCGGATATCGGGTGCATAAAGTGGAATCTAATTGGAATATATTATTTTTTAGAAACTCAAGACAGATATTATTGCATAAGCATCTTATGCTCAATTCGACTAGCTAA